From a single Triplophysa rosa linkage group LG1, Trosa_1v2, whole genome shotgun sequence genomic region:
- the si:dkey-112a7.4 gene encoding uncharacterized protein si:dkey-112a7.4 yields MNTSTKEQQEDMYGMAGMPDLLPPAGALQPSPVIPYDHGQAERNAAPRRTQRAPKLGQIGRSTRVVIDDEDLDDIINNNRSFPASQRVSPVA; encoded by the exons ATGAATACATCTACCAAAGAGCAGCAGGAAGACATGTACGGAATGGCAGGAATGCCCGATCTTCTACCACCGGCAGGTGCACTACAGCCTAGTCCTGTGATTCCCTACGACCACGGACAAGCGGAGAGAAACGCCGCCCCACGCAGAACGCAGAGAGCCCCAAAACTCGGACAGATCGGCCGGTCAACGAGAG tggTTATTGATGATGAGGATCTGGATGacataataaacaataacagaagTTTCCCAGCATCACAGAGAGTGTCACCTGTTGCCTAA
- the cldn7a gene encoding claudin-7-A encodes MANSGVQLLGFGLSLIGIIGLIVGTVLPQWKMSAYVGDSIITAVATYQGLWMSCAFQSTGQLQCKIYDSILQLDSDLQATRALMIVGIIISIAGLGVACIGMKCTTCGADDKVRKSRTAMTGGIILLVGALCAIVACSWFAHNVIRAFYNPFTPVNTKFEFGAAIFIAWGGSLLDVLGGAMLAASCPQSKQVSKYPKSNSARSTSSNKEYV; translated from the exons ATGGCAAACTCGGGCGTTCAGTTGCTTGGGTTTGGTCTCTCTCTCATTGGCATCATTGGACTGATCGTGGGCACCGTCCTGCCACAGTGGAAGATGTCCGCGTACGTGGGGGACAGTATTATCACAGCAGTCGCCACCTACCAGGGACTGTGGATGTCCTGCGCGTTTCAGAGCACGGGGCAGCTTCAGTGCAAAATCTACGATTCTATCCTACAATTGGACA GTGATCTTCAGGCGACTCGGGCGCTAATGATTGTGGGTATTATTATATCCATTGCTGGACTGGGTGTGGCCTGCATAGGGATGAAATGCACCACTTGTGGAGCCGATGATAAAGTTCGCAAATCTCGAACAGCAATGACAGGTGGCATCATACTGCTAGTGGGAG CTCTCTGTGCAATTGTTGCCTGCTCGTGGTTCGCCCACAATGTGATCCGAGCATTCTACAACCCCTTCACTCCGGTGAACACCAA GTTCGAATTTGGAGCTGCCATATTCATTGCATGGGGTGGCTCACTTCTTGACGTGCTTGGAGGAGCTATGTTGGCAGCCTCTTGCCCTCAAAGTAAACAAGTGTCAAAGTATCCCAAAAGTAATTCTGCACGATCAACCAGCAGCAACAAAGAGTATGTCTGA